A window of the Tiliqua scincoides isolate rTilSci1 chromosome 5, rTilSci1.hap2, whole genome shotgun sequence genome harbors these coding sequences:
- the IL6 gene encoding interleukin-6, with protein sequence MHFLVECCFWAATALMSFLGTEALPILDSSGEEELSIGSSSSSARTLPDRCPHIQLAHWLQGRAAAWKKELCTEQAACEGSMEMLFQNNLQLPKITKECFEMEFDKEKCLRQLSSGLYAFQTYLKYIEASSTDNAQQTSAIWQSTQHLANTLKSMMNNPDTVTMPDPVAQKTLSAKLQEHTGWNATVIKQLVLQSFTSFMETTTRAIRFMCEGRRFRV encoded by the exons ATGCATTTTCTGGTGGAAT GCTGTTTCTGGGCTGCTACTGCCCTCATGTCATTTCTTGGGACTGAAGCTTTGCCTATTTTGGATTCCTCTGGAGAAGAAGAACTGAGCATTGGCTCTTCCAGCTCTTCTGCCAGGACTTTGCCAGATAGATGTCCCCACATCCAGCTGGCTCATTGGCTCCAAGGGCGGGCTGCCGCTTGGAAAAAAGAG CTGTGTACGGAACAAGCCGCCTGTGAGGGCAGCATGGAAATGCTCTTCCAGAATAATCTCCAGCTTCCAAAGATCACTAAAGAATGCTTCGAAATGGAATTTGACAAG GAGAAATGCCTGAGACAACTTTCAAGTGGCCTTTATGCATTTCAAACATACTTGAAATATATAGAAGCATCTTCTACCGATAATGCACAACAAACTTCAGCTATATGGCAAAGTACACAGCATCTGGCAAATACTTTGAAGTCAATG ATGAACAATCCCGATACCGTGACTATGCCCGATCCAGTCGCACAGAAAACCCTTTCTGCAAAGCTACAGGAACACACTGGGTGGAATGCTACTGTTATCAAGCAACTTGTATTGCAAAGTTTTACTTCATTTATGGAGACAACTACAAGGGCTATTCGCTTCATGTGTGAGGGCAGGCGTTTTCGGGTCTAA